One Egicoccus halophilus genomic region harbors:
- a CDS encoding DNA-3-methyladenine glycosylase, which yields MTASLRRVGALVAFPRARLTVPAPQAAMALLGAVLARTETDGTMTLVRIVETEAYREDDPASHSAAGRTDRTAPMFEPAATAYVYRSYGIHWCLNVAAEQPGVGAAVLLRAALPLRGEDRLTRRRPTARTPRELMRGPGRLCQALAVSAPEHDGTDLLDPASSLCLLDDGFRPASDTVVRGPRVGVRLAPDRPWRFFLSEVAEVSAYRRHRAAAPKEPNSAE from the coding sequence GTGACGGCGTCGCTGCGCCGGGTCGGGGCGCTCGTCGCGTTCCCGCGGGCACGACTCACGGTGCCGGCCCCGCAGGCGGCGATGGCGCTGCTCGGCGCCGTCCTGGCCCGCACGGAGACCGACGGCACCATGACGCTGGTGCGCATCGTCGAGACCGAGGCGTACCGCGAGGACGACCCGGCCAGCCACAGTGCTGCCGGTCGGACCGACCGCACGGCGCCGATGTTCGAACCGGCCGCAACGGCCTACGTCTACCGCTCCTACGGCATCCACTGGTGCCTCAACGTGGCGGCCGAGCAGCCCGGGGTGGGCGCGGCCGTGCTGTTGCGGGCGGCACTGCCGCTGCGCGGCGAGGATCGGCTCACCCGACGGCGGCCGACCGCCCGGACGCCGCGTGAGCTGATGCGCGGCCCCGGCCGGCTGTGCCAGGCCCTCGCGGTCAGCGCACCCGAGCACGACGGCACCGACCTGCTCGACCCGGCATCGTCGTTGTGCCTGCTCGACGACGGCTTCCGGCCCGCGTCGGACACGGTCGTCCGTGGCCCTCGCGTCGGTGTCCGCCTCGCCCCGGATCGGCCGTGGCGCTTCTTCCTGTCCGAGGTCGCCGAGGTCAGCGCCTACCGCCGACATCGCGCAGCCGCGCCGAAGGAGCCAAATTCGGCCGAATAG
- a CDS encoding helix-hairpin-helix domain-containing protein, with translation MLPSNADVARVLGELAVLSEIDEGSPQAFRVRAYQNAQRSIEQQTGEVARMSASQLAGLKGIGRSTADKIREYVDTGSIRKLEELRARHPVGKQELLRVPGLGPKTIGLLDELLGVRDLPSLRAALDDGRIAALPGLGEKTADNLRRAIEQLGLSSKQTRVPLHVAKPLAERLVAALERLDAVEQAAYAGSVRRFRETIGDLDVLVASRDPATVTEAFLGLGEIASVIGSGATKTSVLTSEGVQVDLRVVPPESFGAALLYFTGSRAHNIRLRQRALRRGLTLNEYALARLPEDEQEPAAPHVGEDREADGEADPGADGERDATGDTRRDLEVMAQGTEEEVYAALGLPYIAAELREDDGEIEAAEAGTAPQLVERADLRGDLHDHTDWSGDGRASLEDMVAGAVARGHAYLGLTDHAEDLRINGISRDGMLRQRRLVRELEQERGDIRLLHGAELNIGVDGSLDYDAEFLAGFDWLVASVHSHFTRPVGEQTARVLAAIRHPSVTAIGHLHGRMIGKRPGIELDLDRVLDAAVETGTAIEVNSNLRRLDASAEVIREGARRGVTFVISTDAHAVGELDNLRHGVANARRGGLPRDQVANTWPLERFESWVAAVRGA, from the coding sequence GTGCTGCCGAGCAACGCCGACGTGGCGCGGGTGCTGGGCGAGCTCGCGGTCCTCAGCGAGATCGACGAGGGCAGTCCCCAGGCGTTCCGGGTCCGCGCCTACCAGAACGCCCAACGGTCGATCGAGCAGCAGACGGGCGAGGTGGCCCGGATGAGCGCGAGTCAGCTGGCGGGGCTCAAGGGCATCGGCCGGTCGACCGCGGACAAGATCCGTGAGTACGTCGACACCGGCTCGATCCGCAAGCTGGAGGAGCTGCGGGCGCGGCACCCGGTGGGCAAGCAGGAGCTGCTCCGGGTGCCTGGCCTGGGGCCCAAGACCATCGGCCTGCTCGACGAACTGCTCGGCGTGCGTGACCTGCCCTCGCTGCGGGCCGCGCTCGACGACGGGCGGATCGCCGCGTTGCCGGGCCTGGGGGAGAAGACCGCCGACAACCTGCGGCGCGCCATCGAACAGCTGGGGCTGTCCTCGAAGCAGACCCGCGTGCCCCTGCACGTCGCCAAGCCGCTGGCGGAACGGCTGGTGGCGGCGCTCGAACGGCTCGACGCGGTCGAGCAGGCGGCCTACGCCGGCTCGGTCCGCCGGTTCCGGGAGACGATCGGTGACCTGGACGTGCTGGTCGCGTCCCGGGACCCGGCCACGGTGACCGAGGCGTTCCTCGGCCTCGGGGAGATCGCCTCGGTGATCGGGTCCGGCGCGACGAAGACGTCGGTGTTGACCTCCGAAGGCGTGCAGGTCGATCTGCGGGTCGTCCCGCCGGAGAGCTTCGGTGCGGCGCTGCTGTACTTCACCGGTTCCCGGGCACACAACATCCGACTGCGCCAGCGAGCGCTGCGACGCGGCCTGACCCTCAACGAGTACGCCCTGGCGCGGTTGCCCGAGGACGAGCAGGAGCCCGCGGCACCGCACGTCGGGGAGGACCGTGAGGCGGACGGCGAGGCGGACCCCGGGGCGGACGGCGAGCGGGACGCGACCGGCGACACCCGGCGCGATCTCGAGGTGATGGCCCAGGGCACCGAGGAGGAGGTCTACGCCGCGCTCGGACTGCCCTACATCGCGGCCGAGCTGCGGGAGGACGACGGCGAGATCGAGGCCGCCGAGGCCGGCACGGCACCGCAGCTGGTCGAGCGTGCGGACCTGCGCGGTGACCTCCACGACCACACCGACTGGTCCGGTGACGGGCGCGCCTCCCTCGAGGACATGGTGGCCGGAGCCGTCGCGCGCGGCCACGCCTACCTCGGTCTCACCGACCACGCGGAGGACCTGCGCATCAACGGCATCTCCCGGGACGGGATGCTGCGCCAGCGCCGACTGGTCCGGGAGCTCGAGCAGGAACGCGGCGACATCCGGCTCCTGCACGGGGCCGAGCTCAACATCGGGGTCGACGGCAGCCTCGACTACGACGCGGAGTTCCTGGCCGGGTTCGACTGGCTGGTCGCGAGCGTGCACTCCCACTTCACCCGCCCCGTCGGCGAGCAGACCGCCCGCGTGCTCGCCGCCATCCGCCATCCGTCGGTCACCGCCATCGGACACCTCCACGGACGCATGATCGGCAAGCGCCCCGGCATCGAGCTCGACCTCGACCGGGTCCTCGACGCCGCGGTCGAGACGGGGACGGCGATCGAGGTCAACAGCAACCTGCGTCGGCTCGACGCCTCCGCCGAGGTGATCCGAGAGGGCGCCCGGCGAGGGGTGACGTTCGTGATCTCGACCGACGCGCACGCCGTCGGCGAGCTCGACAACCTGCGGCACGGGGTCGCCAACGCGCGCCGCGGCGGACTGCCACGGGACCAGGTCGCCAACACGTGGCCCCTCGAGCGCTTCGAGTCCTGGGTCGCCGCGGTACGCGGGGCGTGA